The following proteins come from a genomic window of Aspergillus oryzae RIB40 DNA, chromosome 4:
- a CDS encoding uncharacterized protein (predicted protein), protein MEFKTMRLQRDTLAVAEQGKQYKQLLNQERAARKAVEDIRKEKTTMVYDQTENCDDSEKKKQHEKERLQREIETRAKEAELERLRKLREEAEKQRCKEQEAQKKLRTMGVCCMGFRWIKQAQGYRCAGGSYYVSNAKLGL, encoded by the coding sequence ATGGAATTCAAGACGATGAGGCTTCAACGTGATACACTTGCTGTAGCGGAGCAGGGAAAGCAGTACAAGCAGCTCTTGAATCAGGAGAGGGCAGCACGAAAAGCTGTTGAGGATatcaggaaggaaaagactACTATGGTATATGATCAAACTGAGAATTGTGATGATagcgagaagaaaaaacaacATGAAAAAGAGCGACTCCAACGAGAGATTGAAACAAGGGCCAAGGAGGCAGAACTGGAACGGCTCCGGAAGCTCCGAGAAGAGGCGGAGAAGCAACGATGCAAGGAACAGGAGGCCCAGAAGAAACTGAGAACGATGGGAGTTTGCTGCATGGGGTTCCGGTGGATCAAGCAAGCTCAGGGGTATCGATGTGCTGGGGGTTCCTATTATGTTTCGAATGCGAAATTGGGGTTGTAG